Proteins from a single region of Ammospiza nelsoni isolate bAmmNel1 chromosome 28, bAmmNel1.pri, whole genome shotgun sequence:
- the LOC132084976 gene encoding loricrin-like isoform X2 has translation MCSRQSSGGCHGMSSQSSGCHSQGSGCHSSSSYQSQGSACCGSGGGSGKVIISSGGGGGGSCCSGGSSGYGMGGGYGGGSSGSKSIIVGGGSGGSSGCCSGGSYGMGGGYGGSSGSKTIIGGGSSGGSSGCCSGGSSYGMGGGYGGSSGSKTIIVGGGSGGSSGCCSGGSSYGMGGGYGGSSGSKSIIVGGGSGGSSGCCSGGSSYGMGGGYGGSSGSKTIIGGGSSGGSSGCCSGGSSYGMGGGYGGSSGSKTIIVGGGSGGSSGYCGGGSSYGMGGGYGGSSGSKSIIVGGGSSGYCGGGSSGYGMGGGYSGGSSGGQTIIGGGGSGGSSGCCSGGSSYGMGGGYGCGSSGQTIIISSGSGGGGSSQQKCPIVIPSVVSHQSKQSSYWPYGQQK, from the exons ATGTGCTCCAGACAAAGCTCCGGAGGCTGCCATGGGATGTCCTCCCAGTCCAGCGggtgccacagccagggctctggttgccacagctcctccagttACCAATCCCAAGGCTCCGCCTGCTGCGGGAGCGGAGGGGGCTCCGGCAAAGTCATCATCAGCTCTGGTGGTGGAGGAGGCGgatcctgctgcagtgggggaTCCTCTGGATATGGGATGGGAGGGGGATACGGTGGTGGATCTTCAGGATCAAAGAGCATCATTGTAGGTGGAGGTAGTGGAGGTTCCTCTGGATGCTGTAGTGGGGGCAGCTATGGAATGGGTGGAGGATATGGCGGATCTTCAGGATCAAAAACCATCATTGGAGGGGGAAGCAGTGGAGGTTCCTCTGGATGCTGCAGTGGAGGATCCAGCTATGGGATGGGTGGAGGATATGGTGGATCCTCAGGATCAAAAACCATTATTGTAGGTGGAGGTAGTGGAGGTTCCTCTGGATGCTGCAGTGGAGGATCCAGCTATGGGATGGGTGGAGGATATGGTGGATCCTCAGGATCAAAGAGCATCATTGTAGGTGGAGGTAGTGGAGGTTCCTCTGGATGCTGCAGTGGAGGATCCAGCTATGGGATGGGTGGAGGATATGGTGGATCTTCAGGATCAAAGACCATCATTGGAGGGGGAAGCAGTGGAGGTTCCTCTGGATGCTGCAGTGGAGGATCCAGCTATGGGATGGGTGGAGGATATGGTGGATCCTCAGGATCAAAAACCATCATTGTAG GTGGAGGTAGTGGAGGTTCCTCTGGATACTGTGGTGGAGGATCCAGCTATGGAATGGGTGGAGGATATGGTGGATCTTCAGGATCAAAGAGCATCATTGTAGGTGGAGGTTCCTCTGGATACTGTGGCGGAGGATCTTCAGGCTATGGCATGGGAGGAGGGTACAGTGGTGGCTCCTCAGGAGGGCAGACCATCATTGGAGGTGGAGGCAGTGGTGGATCCTCTGGATGCTGCAGCGGAGGATCCAGCTATGGGATGGGAGGAGGATACGGCTGTGGCTCCTCAGGCCAGACTATCATCATCAGCTCTGGAAGTGGCGGCGGAGGCTCCTCGCAGCAGAAATGTCCCATTGTCATCCCCAGCGTGGTGTCCCACCAGAGCAAGCAGAGCTCCTATTGGCCCTATGGCCAGCAGAAGTAA
- the LOC132084976 gene encoding loricrin-like isoform X1 has translation MCSRQSSGGCHGMSSQSSGCHSQGSGCHSSSSYQSQGSACCGSGGGSGKVIISSGGGGGGSCCSGGSSGYGMGGGYGGGSSGSKSIIVGGGSGGSSGCCSGGSYGMGGGYGGSSGSKTIIGGGSSGGSSGCCSGGSSYGMGGGYGGSSGSKTIIVGGGSGGSSGCCSGGSSYGMGGGYGGSSGSKSIIVGGGSGGSSGCCSGGSSYGMGGGYGGSSGSKTIIGGGSSGGSSGCCSGGSSYGMGGGYGGSSGSKTIIVGGGSGGSSGYCGGGSSYGMGGGYGGSSGSKTIIVGGGSGGSSGYCGGGSSYGMGGGYGGSSGSKSIIVGGGSSGYCGGGSSGYGMGGGYSGGSSGGQTIIGGGGSGGSSGCCSGGSSYGMGGGYGCGSSGQTIIISSGSGGGGSSQQKCPIVIPSVVSHQSKQSSYWPYGQQK, from the coding sequence ATGTGCTCCAGACAAAGCTCCGGAGGCTGCCATGGGATGTCCTCCCAGTCCAGCGggtgccacagccagggctctggttgccacagctcctccagttACCAATCCCAAGGCTCCGCCTGCTGCGGGAGCGGAGGGGGCTCCGGCAAAGTCATCATCAGCTCTGGTGGTGGAGGAGGCGgatcctgctgcagtgggggaTCCTCTGGATATGGGATGGGAGGGGGATACGGTGGTGGATCTTCAGGATCAAAGAGCATCATTGTAGGTGGAGGTAGTGGAGGTTCCTCTGGATGCTGTAGTGGGGGCAGCTATGGAATGGGTGGAGGATATGGCGGATCTTCAGGATCAAAAACCATCATTGGAGGGGGAAGCAGTGGAGGTTCCTCTGGATGCTGCAGTGGAGGATCCAGCTATGGGATGGGTGGAGGATATGGTGGATCCTCAGGATCAAAAACCATTATTGTAGGTGGAGGTAGTGGAGGTTCCTCTGGATGCTGCAGTGGAGGATCCAGCTATGGGATGGGTGGAGGATATGGTGGATCCTCAGGATCAAAGAGCATCATTGTAGGTGGAGGTAGTGGAGGTTCCTCTGGATGCTGCAGTGGAGGATCCAGCTATGGGATGGGTGGAGGATATGGTGGATCTTCAGGATCAAAGACCATCATTGGAGGGGGAAGCAGTGGAGGTTCCTCTGGATGCTGCAGTGGAGGATCCAGCTATGGGATGGGTGGAGGATATGGTGGATCCTCAGGATCAAAAACCATCATTGTAGGTGGAGGTAGTGGAGGTTCCTCTGGATACTGTGGTGGAGGATCCAGCTATGGAATGGGTGGAGGATATGGTGGATCTTCAGGATCAAAAACCATCATTGTAGGTGGAGGTAGTGGAGGTTCCTCTGGATACTGTGGTGGAGGATCCAGCTATGGAATGGGTGGAGGATATGGTGGATCTTCAGGATCAAAGAGCATCATTGTAGGTGGAGGTTCCTCTGGATACTGTGGCGGAGGATCTTCAGGCTATGGCATGGGAGGAGGGTACAGTGGTGGCTCCTCAGGAGGGCAGACCATCATTGGAGGTGGAGGCAGTGGTGGATCCTCTGGATGCTGCAGCGGAGGATCCAGCTATGGGATGGGAGGAGGATACGGCTGTGGCTCCTCAGGCCAGACTATCATCATCAGCTCTGGAAGTGGCGGCGGAGGCTCCTCGCAGCAGAAATGTCCCATTGTCATCCCCAGCGTGGTGTCCCACCAGAGCAAGCAGAGCTCCTATTGGCCCTATGGCCAGCAGAAGTAA